A genomic stretch from Chitinophaga agri includes:
- a CDS encoding type 1 glutamine amidotransferase domain-containing protein: MENKLSNKKVAVLVADGFEEVEFTQPVEALKEAGALVEVVSLHDGEVKAWAEKDWGNTYPVDKTVESANAKDYDALVLPGGVMNPDHLRENQDAVNFVSGFFDDSKPIAAICHGPWTLIETGELKGRTVTSYPSLKTDLTNAGANWVDQEVVVDNGLVTSRNPNDLPAFCRKMVEEIGEGVHA, from the coding sequence ATGGAAAACAAACTCAGTAATAAAAAAGTGGCCGTTCTTGTGGCCGATGGTTTTGAAGAAGTCGAATTTACACAGCCGGTCGAAGCATTGAAAGAGGCTGGTGCATTGGTAGAAGTGGTATCGTTACATGATGGAGAGGTAAAGGCGTGGGCGGAAAAAGACTGGGGGAATACCTATCCTGTCGATAAGACTGTTGAGAGTGCTAATGCAAAAGATTATGATGCGCTTGTTCTGCCCGGTGGTGTAATGAATCCTGATCACCTGAGGGAAAATCAGGACGCGGTAAATTTCGTATCTGGCTTTTTTGATGATAGTAAACCAATTGCTGCTATCTGTCACGGTCCATGGACGCTGATAGAGACCGGAGAACTGAAAGGCAGAACGGTTACTTCCTACCCTTCGCTGAAAACAGATCTTACCAATGCGGGTGCCAATTGGGTAGACCAGGAAGTAGTGGTAGACAATGGTTTAGTGACCAGCCGCAATCCGAATGACCTGCCTGCTTTCTGCAGAAAAATGGTGGAAGAGATTGGTGAAGGTGTACACGCTTGA
- the corA gene encoding magnesium/cobalt transporter CorA: MPRPNRILPIQPIQDVLETLNPFKARKQRLMNYNPVTGPLTRKPTECEKITIFNYSHTYFEEVTVKGGDVAAIFRHIDSKNTVWINVDGINKETVHRICIELGVHILLEDDIMSIGQRAKMDEIGDHLFCLLPMMYFNAETCTIEQEQVSIVLGKNFVISFQEDAERDVFNHVRDKLRINNSRIRSVGADYLCYSLIDVIVDSYYLIIEKLGERIELMEDAVQHQANTRAQARINLLRKELLLFKRAIAPVRELVNGFLKSESDLLEERTTKYFKDVYDHIVQANDLTENYRDVLLNVQDLYHTQINLKMNEIMKVLAVVTTIMAPLTFIVGIYGMNFDNMPELHTKNGYYYTMGLMLFLLVGMIIFFRKKKWF; encoded by the coding sequence ATGCCAAGGCCGAATCGCATATTGCCCATACAACCGATACAAGATGTACTGGAGACCTTAAATCCATTTAAGGCCAGGAAGCAACGGTTGATGAATTACAATCCGGTAACGGGGCCGTTGACCCGTAAACCAACTGAATGTGAAAAGATCACCATCTTTAATTATAGTCACACTTATTTCGAGGAAGTAACAGTGAAAGGAGGAGATGTAGCTGCCATATTCAGGCACATTGATAGCAAAAATACGGTGTGGATCAATGTGGATGGTATTAATAAGGAAACGGTGCACAGGATATGTATAGAACTGGGTGTGCATATACTACTGGAAGATGATATCATGAGTATCGGACAGCGGGCAAAAATGGACGAGATAGGCGATCATCTTTTCTGTCTTCTCCCTATGATGTATTTCAATGCAGAGACTTGTACTATTGAACAGGAGCAGGTCAGCATCGTGCTGGGAAAGAACTTCGTAATCTCGTTTCAGGAAGATGCGGAACGTGATGTTTTCAATCATGTAAGAGATAAACTGCGCATTAATAATTCCCGTATCCGTTCAGTAGGAGCAGATTATCTTTGCTATTCACTGATAGATGTTATTGTAGACAGCTACTATCTCATCATTGAAAAACTGGGCGAGCGTATAGAGTTAATGGAAGATGCTGTACAGCATCAGGCGAATACACGGGCACAGGCAAGAATTAATTTGCTGCGAAAGGAGTTGCTGTTATTTAAACGCGCCATCGCTCCAGTAAGAGAACTGGTGAATGGGTTTCTTAAGAGTGAAAGTGACTTACTGGAAGAGCGGACAACTAAATACTTCAAAGACGTATACGACCATATTGTACAGGCCAATGACCTGACAGAAAACTATCGTGATGTATTACTCAACGTACAGGATCTTTATCATACCCAAATCAATCTCAAGATGAACGAGATCATGAAGGTGCTGGCGGTCGTAACAACAATCATGGCCCCGCTCACTTTCATCGTAGGCATTTACGGTATGAACTTCGACAATATGCCGGAGCTACACACCAAGAACGGATATTACTACACTATGGGACTTATGCTGTTCCTGCTGGTCGGTATGATCATTTTTTTCAGAAAAAAGAAGTGGTTCTAA
- a CDS encoding DUF2480 family protein, with protein MEEIVNKVAQSGIITLDLEDYYPKEEIVEFDLKPYLFMEMILKEKDFRTKLQELDWEQYRNKNVAIFCSVDAVIPFWAYMLVMTYLEPLAHFAAFGDKRHVHQVQFMKNLAAIDVTEYSDKRIVIKGCGDKGAGEAAYVEITRLLKPVVKSLMYGEPCSTVPIYKKK; from the coding sequence ATGGAAGAGATTGTAAACAAGGTAGCACAGAGTGGAATCATTACGCTGGACCTTGAAGATTACTATCCAAAGGAAGAAATAGTCGAGTTTGATCTCAAGCCATACCTCTTTATGGAGATGATCCTCAAAGAGAAAGACTTTCGTACTAAATTACAGGAACTGGATTGGGAACAATACCGCAATAAAAATGTCGCGATCTTCTGTTCTGTCGATGCTGTCATACCCTTCTGGGCATATATGCTGGTGATGACATACCTCGAGCCTCTCGCTCATTTCGCAGCTTTCGGTGACAAGAGACATGTTCACCAGGTACAGTTCATGAAAAACCTTGCTGCGATAGATGTAACTGAATACAGCGATAAGCGCATTGTCATCAAGGGATGCGGAGATAAGGGAGCCGGTGAAGCTGCTTATGTAGAGATTACCAGGTTACTGAAACCGGTCGTAAAAAGCCTGATGTACGGAGAACCTTGCTCCACAGTACCTATTTATAAAAAGAAGTGA
- a CDS encoding peptidylprolyl isomerase, with amino-acid sequence MSVIQKIRDKYAVVIVVVICLAIVSFLLQDAFFGKNSIIRRSTTVGKVNGEELEFADYQQMIKTAEDRMRMSNGGVNEQITQQARESAWNKFLSDNILNAQYEKLGIAVTEEEIKDQFTGQNPSPIITQQFTDEKTGKFDRVRMQQVLASIGQDKTGQMRASLLQLEDYIAQSRVSEKYLSLIKQAVYYPKWLAEKQILDNAQTASISYVSVPYASIADSTVKVTDGELNEFINKHKELFKVEESRKVDYIAFNVIPSAADTAAALKVLMDAKQELDTIGNNDIAAFINRNSDLPFYDSYVAKSALMVPQKDTLVSLPVGAVFGPYYDNNLIVYAKMIDRKTLPDSVKVRHILIATQNPQGGGLPDSIAKARIDSIERAFKGGADFKALVEQFTDDVRSKPTGGEYDVTPSTDFLKEFKDFALEKPKGSIGVVKTQAGYHLIQIMDQKNVGSAVKIAYLAKPVTPSRETDSKAYAQANEFASKNRDQKTFEKTIQEKGLNKRIADNLRPMDFVIPGIGQARELVRWAYDSEAGAVSNVFTFDNTYVVAVLTAVRAEGVAPLADVKPTVEAEVRKEKKAAQIIEKIKSPASLADVAKATAQPEQKAEGIGFGTPFVASMGFEPRVVGAAFNKNWGTAKVSSPIEGNAGVYVVKVDAYQNAGGGQDPKSVSRAYEQSMLAALDGQLFAVLKKLSKIEDNRGKFF; translated from the coding sequence ATGTCAGTTATTCAGAAGATCAGGGATAAATATGCCGTGGTGATCGTAGTAGTGATCTGCCTGGCTATTGTTAGTTTCCTGCTACAGGATGCCTTTTTTGGCAAAAACTCAATTATCCGCCGCTCCACGACTGTTGGTAAAGTAAACGGCGAGGAACTCGAATTTGCGGACTATCAGCAAATGATTAAGACTGCTGAGGACCGTATGCGTATGTCTAATGGGGGCGTGAATGAGCAAATCACTCAGCAGGCCCGTGAATCCGCATGGAACAAATTCCTGAGCGACAATATCTTGAATGCTCAGTACGAGAAACTGGGTATCGCGGTAACCGAAGAAGAGATCAAGGATCAATTCACCGGTCAAAATCCTAGTCCTATTATTACTCAACAGTTCACTGATGAGAAAACAGGAAAGTTTGACCGTGTACGTATGCAGCAGGTACTTGCCAGCATCGGCCAGGATAAAACCGGTCAGATGCGTGCCAGTCTACTCCAGCTGGAAGACTATATCGCTCAGTCAAGAGTTTCTGAGAAATATCTCTCCCTGATCAAACAGGCAGTTTATTATCCTAAATGGTTAGCTGAAAAGCAAATCCTGGATAACGCACAGACAGCATCTATTTCTTATGTATCCGTTCCGTATGCCTCTATCGCTGACTCTACTGTTAAAGTAACTGATGGCGAACTGAATGAGTTCATTAATAAACATAAAGAACTGTTCAAGGTAGAAGAATCCCGTAAAGTAGATTATATCGCTTTCAACGTGATCCCTTCAGCTGCTGATACAGCTGCTGCCCTGAAAGTACTGATGGATGCAAAACAGGAGTTGGATACTATCGGTAACAACGACATTGCTGCATTTATCAACCGTAACTCTGACCTGCCTTTTTATGATAGCTATGTGGCTAAGAGCGCACTGATGGTGCCTCAGAAAGATACATTGGTTAGCTTACCAGTAGGTGCTGTATTCGGACCTTATTATGATAACAACCTGATCGTTTATGCTAAAATGATCGATCGTAAGACTTTACCGGATAGCGTTAAAGTACGTCATATATTAATTGCTACCCAGAACCCACAGGGTGGTGGTTTACCTGATTCTATCGCTAAAGCTCGTATCGATAGTATCGAAAGAGCGTTTAAAGGTGGTGCTGACTTCAAAGCGCTCGTTGAACAATTTACAGACGACGTAAGAAGCAAACCAACCGGTGGTGAATATGATGTAACTCCTTCTACTGACTTCCTGAAAGAATTTAAAGATTTCGCACTGGAAAAACCTAAAGGTTCTATCGGAGTAGTAAAAACACAGGCTGGTTACCACCTGATCCAGATCATGGACCAGAAGAATGTGGGTTCCGCTGTTAAGATCGCGTACCTTGCTAAACCAGTAACGCCTAGCCGTGAAACTGACAGCAAAGCATACGCTCAAGCAAATGAGTTCGCTTCTAAGAACCGTGACCAGAAAACTTTCGAAAAAACTATTCAGGAGAAAGGTCTTAACAAACGTATTGCTGATAACCTCCGACCTATGGACTTCGTAATTCCAGGTATCGGCCAGGCTCGTGAGCTGGTTCGTTGGGCATATGATTCTGAAGCTGGTGCGGTAAGTAACGTATTCACTTTTGATAACACTTATGTAGTAGCTGTGCTGACTGCTGTTCGTGCTGAAGGTGTTGCGCCACTGGCTGATGTAAAACCTACTGTTGAAGCAGAAGTTAGAAAAGAAAAGAAAGCGGCTCAGATCATCGAAAAGATCAAATCTCCTGCTTCCCTGGCTGACGTTGCAAAAGCAACCGCGCAACCAGAGCAGAAAGCTGAAGGTATCGGTTTCGGTACTCCTTTCGTAGCTAGCATGGGCTTTGAGCCTCGCGTAGTAGGTGCAGCTTTCAACAAGAACTGGGGTACTGCTAAGGTTAGCTCACCAATCGAAGGTAACGCTGGTGTATATGTAGTAAAAGTTGATGCTTACCAGAACGCTGGTGGCGGTCAGGATCCTAAGAGCGTAAGCCGTGCTTATGAACAAAGCATGCTTGCTGCGCTGGATGGTCAGCTGTTTGCTGTGCTGAAAAAGCTGAGCAAGATCGAAGACAACCGTGGCAAATTCTTTTAA
- the nadA gene encoding quinolinate synthase NadA: MMRELEIAKSELQKKGYLDLPVDVRLDLFAEIERLKKEKNAIVLAHYYQEPDIQDVADYIGDSLGLSQQAAKTDADIIVFAGVHFMAETAKILSPQKKVLLPDLKAGCSLADSAPPELFRKFKEKHPDHLVISYINCSAGIKALSDIICTSSNAEKIIESVPKDQPIIFAPDRNLGGYLAKKTGREMLLWNGACMVHEIFSLEKITKLKIRHPKAKVIAHPECEAAILDIADYIGSTTALLNFSKKDDAKEYIVVTETGILHQMQKENPSKTFIPAPPNNACACNDCPHMKLNTLEKLYLCMEFEQPEITMNEQLRIAAKKPIERMLEISAQYGL; the protein is encoded by the coding sequence ATGATGAGGGAGCTGGAAATTGCTAAAAGCGAACTTCAAAAAAAAGGGTACCTCGATTTGCCGGTTGATGTGCGTCTGGACCTTTTTGCAGAAATCGAAAGATTAAAGAAAGAAAAAAATGCGATCGTCCTGGCGCATTATTACCAGGAACCAGATATTCAGGATGTAGCCGACTACATCGGAGATAGTTTGGGCTTAAGTCAGCAGGCTGCAAAAACCGATGCTGACATTATTGTTTTTGCCGGTGTGCATTTTATGGCTGAGACAGCAAAGATTTTGAGTCCGCAGAAGAAGGTATTGCTTCCTGATCTCAAAGCGGGTTGTTCCCTAGCCGACAGCGCTCCTCCCGAGCTTTTCAGAAAGTTCAAGGAGAAGCACCCCGACCACCTCGTTATTTCCTACATAAACTGTTCTGCGGGTATCAAGGCCCTCAGCGATATCATTTGCACGTCCTCTAATGCCGAAAAGATCATTGAGAGCGTTCCAAAGGACCAGCCGATCATTTTTGCCCCCGACAGGAATTTAGGCGGTTATTTGGCCAAAAAAACGGGTAGGGAAATGTTACTATGGAACGGAGCATGCATGGTGCATGAGATATTTTCCCTTGAAAAAATAACAAAACTGAAGATCCGTCATCCGAAAGCCAAGGTGATAGCGCATCCAGAATGTGAAGCGGCTATTCTCGATATTGCCGATTACATCGGATCGACAACTGCGCTGTTGAATTTTTCGAAAAAGGACGACGCGAAGGAATACATTGTGGTGACCGAAACCGGAATTTTACACCAGATGCAAAAAGAAAATCCTTCGAAAACTTTCATTCCGGCTCCTCCCAATAATGCATGCGCCTGCAACGACTGTCCACACATGAAATTGAACACACTTGAAAAGTTGTATTTGTGTATGGAGTTCGAACAACCAGAGATTACTATGAACGAACAATTGCGGATCGCTGCTAAAAAACCGATTGAGCGTATGTTAGAGATCAGTGCTCAGTATGGATTATAG
- a CDS encoding FeoA family protein: MKKGVIKLSSLAIGKSAVITSFEKDDLHLKLMEMGCVPGETVKVEKIAPLGDPISIMVAGYNLSLRKTEADYIWVEELV; the protein is encoded by the coding sequence ATGAAAAAAGGAGTGATTAAGTTGTCTTCACTTGCTATTGGAAAAAGTGCCGTGATCACATCTTTCGAAAAAGATGATTTGCACCTTAAGTTAATGGAAATGGGTTGTGTACCTGGTGAGACAGTGAAAGTGGAGAAGATCGCCCCTCTTGGAGATCCTATCTCAATTATGGTAGCTGGATATAATCTATCCCTCCGAAAAACAGAAGCAGACTATATATGGGTAGAAGAATTGGTCTGA
- the ybeY gene encoding rRNA maturation RNase YbeY: MAINFTANEVKVNLKNRTKLKAFIKELFTREGQGLKNLQYVFCSDEYLLEINQEFLQHDTLTDIVTFELGEDPNITEGEIYISIDRVRDNAEKFKVTEEQELHRVIFHGALHLCGYKDKTKEQSANMRAKENEAIEMYFGIKIS, translated from the coding sequence ATGGCGATCAATTTTACTGCTAATGAGGTAAAGGTTAATCTGAAGAACAGAACAAAGCTCAAAGCTTTTATAAAGGAGTTATTTACCAGAGAAGGACAGGGGCTTAAAAATCTTCAGTATGTTTTTTGTAGTGATGAGTATCTACTCGAAATCAACCAGGAATTTCTGCAGCATGATACCTTAACTGACATTGTTACTTTTGAATTAGGAGAGGATCCGAATATCACTGAAGGAGAAATCTATATCAGTATTGATAGAGTTAGGGACAACGCGGAAAAGTTTAAGGTAACTGAAGAGCAAGAATTGCATCGCGTAATTTTCCATGGCGCCCTACATCTCTGTGGTTACAAAGACAAGACAAAAGAGCAATCTGCCAACATGAGGGCGAAGGAAAATGAAGCAATTGAAATGTATTTTGGCATAAAAATATCATAA
- the mnmG gene encoding tRNA uridine-5-carboxymethylaminomethyl(34) synthesis enzyme MnmG, which translates to MFPSYDVIVVGAGHAGCEAAAAAANMGSKVLLITMNMQTIAQMSCNPAMGGIAKGQIVREIDALGGYSGIVTDQSMIQFRMLNRSKGPAMWSPRTQNDRMLFAAKWREALEQTPNVDFYQDMVKGLLVKDGRCYGVVTGMGHEIKAKSVVLTNGTFLNGVMHIGDKQFGGGRVAEKAATGITEQLVTLGFESDRLKTGTPPRIDARSLDYSKMEEQPGDDVITGFSYLDVEKIKPEQQRSCHVTYTSDKVHEMLKTGFDRSPMFQGRIQGVGPRYCPSIEDKINRFAERDRHQLFVEPEGWNTVEIYVNGFSTSLPEDVQYKALQLVPGFENVKMFRPGYAIEYDYFPPTQLQFSLETKQIQHLFFAGQINGTTGYEEAACQGLMAGINAHLKANGQAPFVLKRSEAYIGVLIDDLINKGTDEPYRMFTSRAEFRTLLRQDNADLRLTETSFQMGLARQNRLDKVIIKKEGVEKIKAILKELPIDPEDINHLLAEKNTSALPQRMRAYQILLRPSMDIFSMKRNVTKIGKALAEFSDEVLEQAEIQIKYEVYIEKENDLVKRMSQMEDLLIPDGFDYTKLVSLSAEARQKFNKIRPRTLGQASRISGVNPSDVQILMVYMGR; encoded by the coding sequence ATGTTTCCATCATACGATGTAATTGTGGTAGGCGCCGGACATGCCGGTTGCGAAGCGGCGGCAGCTGCTGCAAACATGGGATCAAAAGTACTGTTGATCACCATGAACATGCAAACCATCGCTCAGATGAGTTGTAACCCGGCAATGGGAGGTATCGCTAAAGGACAGATAGTTAGAGAGATTGATGCATTAGGAGGATACTCAGGAATTGTGACGGATCAATCTATGATACAGTTCCGGATGCTGAACCGTTCCAAAGGACCGGCGATGTGGAGTCCCAGAACCCAGAATGACAGAATGTTGTTCGCGGCGAAGTGGAGAGAAGCATTGGAACAGACACCTAACGTTGACTTCTACCAGGACATGGTGAAAGGACTACTGGTGAAAGATGGCAGATGTTATGGCGTAGTCACTGGAATGGGACACGAAATAAAAGCTAAATCAGTTGTACTGACAAATGGTACATTCCTAAATGGAGTGATGCATATTGGCGACAAACAATTTGGTGGAGGACGCGTTGCTGAAAAAGCAGCCACAGGCATCACAGAACAATTAGTGACGCTTGGCTTCGAAAGCGACAGATTAAAAACAGGTACCCCGCCAAGAATTGATGCCAGAAGTCTAGATTATTCCAAAATGGAGGAACAACCGGGTGACGATGTAATCACCGGTTTTTCTTACCTGGATGTTGAAAAGATTAAACCTGAGCAACAAAGAAGTTGCCACGTCACTTATACAAGTGACAAAGTACATGAAATGCTGAAGACAGGTTTCGACAGGTCTCCTATGTTTCAGGGCAGGATTCAGGGGGTCGGACCACGGTATTGTCCAAGTATCGAAGATAAGATCAACCGTTTCGCCGAAAGGGACAGACACCAGTTATTTGTAGAACCTGAAGGTTGGAACACGGTTGAAATTTATGTGAATGGATTCTCCACATCCTTGCCGGAAGATGTACAGTATAAAGCACTGCAGTTGGTACCTGGGTTTGAGAATGTGAAAATGTTCCGTCCGGGATATGCTATTGAATATGATTATTTTCCACCAACCCAATTACAATTTTCTCTGGAAACTAAACAGATCCAGCACCTGTTTTTCGCCGGGCAAATAAATGGTACTACTGGATATGAGGAGGCCGCATGTCAGGGTCTGATGGCAGGCATCAATGCACACCTGAAAGCAAACGGTCAGGCGCCATTTGTATTGAAAAGGAGTGAAGCCTATATCGGCGTACTGATAGATGATCTTATTAATAAAGGTACCGATGAGCCATATAGAATGTTCACATCAAGAGCTGAATTCAGAACATTGCTGAGACAGGATAACGCCGACCTGCGGCTTACAGAGACTAGTTTCCAAATGGGACTCGCCCGACAAAACAGGCTCGACAAAGTGATTATTAAGAAAGAAGGTGTAGAAAAGATCAAAGCGATTCTGAAAGAACTGCCAATTGATCCGGAAGATATTAACCACCTGCTGGCTGAGAAAAATACCTCGGCATTACCACAGCGTATGCGCGCTTACCAGATCCTCCTGCGTCCTTCTATGGATATCTTCTCCATGAAACGCAACGTAACAAAAATCGGGAAAGCACTGGCTGAGTTTTCAGACGAAGTACTGGAACAAGCAGAGATCCAGATCAAGTATGAGGTATATATTGAAAAGGAAAATGACCTGGTGAAGAGAATGAGTCAGATGGAAGACCTGCTGATACCTGATGGTTTTGATTATACCAAACTGGTATCACTGAGTGCAGAAGCCAGACAAAAATTTAACAAGATCCGCCCACGTACCCTTGGTCAGGCAAGCAGGATCAGTGGTGTAAATCCAAGCGATGTACAGATACTGATGGTATACATGGGGAGATAA
- a CDS encoding lactonase family protein, which translates to MLSAQTDTTKENFLLVGTYTKSAEEGINVYAFNTTTGKLRFVSTAKDVNNPSYLVIAPDHQHVYTVNENDEGGVSAFAWDTVSGNLTFLNKQISGGAAPCYITTDADGKYVIVGNYSGGSLSVLPVREDGKIDAPVQTIEHTGRGPNKERQEKPHVHCVVFGPDKNTLYVSDLGIDQVVIYNYKQGDVLPLVPADTGYAALAPGAGPRHLTFHPNGKWAYIIHELDGKVTAFNYVNKKLVPFQTISMLPAGYKGPVSGADIHISPDGKFLYASNREKLNNIVIYSIDRKNGQLVKKGEQPTGGKAPRNFMIDPDGNFLLVANQNTDNVVVFKRNKLTGLLTSTGQEIKVPKPVCLKMIGTN; encoded by the coding sequence ATGTTGTCAGCACAAACCGATACGACAAAAGAAAATTTTTTACTGGTAGGCACTTATACAAAAAGTGCAGAGGAAGGTATCAATGTCTATGCATTTAATACGACTACCGGTAAGCTACGTTTCGTCAGCACGGCAAAAGATGTGAATAATCCTTCTTATCTCGTTATTGCGCCGGATCATCAACATGTGTATACTGTCAATGAAAATGATGAAGGAGGTGTCAGTGCCTTTGCATGGGATACAGTGAGTGGTAATCTAACTTTTTTAAATAAACAGATATCCGGTGGTGCAGCGCCTTGCTATATTACGACTGATGCAGATGGAAAATATGTGATCGTGGGAAATTATAGTGGTGGTAGTCTGTCGGTATTGCCTGTTCGCGAAGATGGTAAAATTGATGCTCCTGTGCAAACAATTGAGCATACCGGCAGAGGGCCTAATAAAGAAAGACAGGAAAAGCCGCACGTGCATTGTGTGGTCTTTGGTCCAGATAAAAATACATTGTACGTATCGGATCTGGGCATAGATCAGGTAGTCATCTACAATTATAAACAGGGAGATGTCTTGCCACTTGTACCTGCAGATACGGGCTATGCTGCATTAGCACCAGGTGCTGGTCCGCGACATCTTACTTTCCATCCTAACGGAAAATGGGCATACATTATTCATGAACTGGATGGAAAAGTAACAGCGTTCAATTACGTTAATAAAAAGCTTGTTCCATTTCAGACAATATCTATGTTGCCCGCAGGGTACAAAGGTCCTGTCTCTGGTGCTGACATTCACATCTCTCCGGATGGTAAATTTTTATATGCCTCCAACAGAGAGAAATTGAATAATATTGTTATCTACAGTATCGATCGTAAAAATGGTCAGCTTGTAAAAAAAGGTGAACAACCTACTGGTGGAAAAGCACCGCGCAACTTTATGATCGATCCTGATGGAAACTTCTTACTGGTTGCCAATCAGAATACAGATAATGTGGTTGTATTCAAAAGAAATAAACTGACGGGGTTATTAACATCAACTGGTCAGGAAATCAAAGTACCCAAGCCTGTTTGCCTGAAAATGATCGGAACGAATTAA
- the cls gene encoding cardiolipin synthase has translation MYQILYFLWGTNWHIALKIIGYVLISLSFLGIVGTILLENRNPVKAMSYIMLLVFVPILGLVVYYYLGRDLRKKRRFTLKGSKDETLMLRYWESQRMEIDQMQLQLRKEVASKQEISAMLLNTRHSVLSCDNRVQLLLNGEEKYPTVINALKAAKHHIHIEYYIFAADDVGNAITEVLIEKLKEGVEVRFIYDDLGSDNIDDIPDLLEENGAEVYSFSPVLVNFYLNANYRDHRKIIIIDGEVGFTGGINIDDRYLNNGKHPVFWRDTHVKLEGDVVNLLQLQFLMSYRYCSKQTFPFSPPYFHRSELREKCFADIVASGPDSEFPMAMQTILMAINNARRSIRISNPYFIPNEQILTALQMAALSGKTVQLILPHRGDSFFVQHAAQSYIKSMLDAGVKVYFYQKGFIHAKSIAIDDNLAIVGSVNLDYRSFYLNSEIAVVVYDKPFVHKLNAAFEQDLQDAVHIDRRSWRNRSVWEKFIDAVCRLLTPLL, from the coding sequence GTGTATCAGATATTATATTTTCTCTGGGGCACAAACTGGCATATCGCATTGAAAATTATAGGCTATGTGCTAATCTCTCTTTCCTTTCTGGGTATTGTAGGTACCATTCTGCTGGAGAACCGCAATCCTGTGAAGGCGATGTCATATATCATGCTGCTTGTTTTTGTTCCCATACTGGGTTTAGTAGTCTACTACTACCTGGGAAGAGATCTCCGCAAGAAGCGCCGGTTTACGCTCAAAGGCAGCAAGGATGAAACCCTGATGCTGCGATATTGGGAGTCACAAAGAATGGAGATTGATCAAATGCAGCTCCAGTTAAGGAAAGAAGTAGCTAGTAAACAGGAGATCTCAGCTATGCTGCTGAATACCAGGCACTCTGTACTCTCCTGTGATAATCGCGTACAACTATTACTAAATGGAGAAGAAAAGTACCCCACCGTAATAAACGCACTAAAAGCCGCGAAGCATCATATACATATTGAATACTACATTTTTGCTGCTGATGATGTGGGCAATGCAATAACTGAAGTACTGATAGAAAAACTGAAGGAAGGCGTTGAAGTAAGATTTATTTATGATGATCTGGGTAGCGATAATATAGATGATATTCCAGACCTGTTAGAGGAAAACGGCGCAGAAGTCTATTCTTTTTCTCCAGTGCTGGTCAATTTTTATCTCAACGCCAACTACCGCGATCACAGAAAAATTATCATCATTGATGGCGAGGTTGGATTTACCGGTGGAATTAATATTGATGACCGTTATCTTAATAATGGAAAGCATCCTGTATTCTGGAGAGATACACATGTTAAACTGGAAGGAGATGTTGTAAATCTTCTGCAGCTACAGTTCCTGATGAGTTACCGTTATTGCAGCAAACAAACCTTTCCGTTTAGTCCTCCTTATTTTCATCGTTCTGAGTTACGGGAGAAGTGTTTTGCTGATATTGTAGCCAGCGGGCCTGATTCAGAATTTCCAATGGCCATGCAAACAATTCTGATGGCCATCAATAATGCCAGACGTTCCATTCGCATCAGCAATCCATACTTTATTCCCAATGAACAGATATTAACTGCATTACAAATGGCTGCACTATCAGGAAAGACAGTGCAGCTCATTTTACCTCATCGAGGAGATTCCTTTTTTGTACAACATGCAGCACAATCCTACATCAAATCAATGCTTGATGCAGGTGTGAAAGTGTATTTTTATCAGAAAGGTTTTATACATGCAAAGTCAATCGCAATAGATGATAATCTTGCAATTGTCGGTTCTGTAAACCTTGATTACAGGAGTTTTTATCTGAATAGCGAAATTGCTGTAGTCGTTTATGACAAACCATTTGTGCATAAGCTGAATGCAGCATTTGAACAGGACTTACAGGATGCGGTTCACATCGATCGCCGATCATGGAGGAACCGTTCTGTGTGGGAAAAGTTTATTGATGCAGTATGCAGATTACTAACTCCTTTATTGTAA